From a single Solenopsis invicta isolate M01_SB chromosome 4, UNIL_Sinv_3.0, whole genome shotgun sequence genomic region:
- the LOC105200396 gene encoding uncharacterized protein LOC105200396 isoform X2 gives MNVTLMNHTSAWCSSDRILTRKARTLDSSSFFAWPQTLFSNRPDVSIVPKLWPSRSQLQEWTRKGIVSLLRLASLVNPGNKPMHIEFRPEDGPRAAKAFQQHFGYRGEWLIEQLGNGLDPHIRLNRQQVPRMFSMSPQIPFRRDNNVIRNSANAFEYNRYNYGSLS, from the exons ATGAACGTAACTTTGATGAATCAT ACAAGCGCATGGTGCTCGAGTGATCGAATATTGACACGGAAGGCTAGGACATTGGATTCATCATCATTTTTCGCGTGGCCACAAACATTGTTCAGCAATCGGCCCGATGTTTCAATAGTTCCAAAACTTTGGCCCAGTCGATCGCAACTCCAGGAATGGACCAGGAAGGGTATCGTGAGTCTCCTACGCCTCGCATCCCTCGTAAATCCCGGGAATAAACCTATGCACATCGAGTTCAGACCAGAGGATGGACCACGCGCTGCAAAAGCATTTCAACAACACTTCGGATATCGCGGAGAGTGGCTCATTGAACAGTTAGGGAACGGTCTTGATCCTCATATTCGACTAAATAGACAACAAGTGCCTCGTATGTTCTCGATGTCACCTCAAATTCCTTTTAGACGTGATAATAATGTGATTCGCAATAGCGCGAATGCATTCGAATACAATCGGTACAACTATGGTAGCTTAAGTTAA
- the LOC105200393 gene encoding uncharacterized protein LOC105200393: MITLTTFTILFLALVDESVAVLAEPQAPNFQYFERPKYRYPYYDENGKGKLLYGYGGPELYQYKTYSVLEGIH; this comes from the exons ATGATTACGTTGACAACTTTCACCATCCTCTTCCTCGCTCTTGTTGATGAAAGTGTAGCTGTACTCGCGGAACCACAAGCAcctaattttcaatattttgaacg GCCAAAGTACCGCTATCCTTATTATGATGAAAACGGTAAAGGAAAGCTGTTATATGGCTACGGTGGACCGgaattatatcaatataaaacCTATAGTGTTCTTGAAGGAATTCATTAA
- the LOC105200396 gene encoding uncharacterized protein LOC105200396 isoform X1, with the protein MYVDKVFLIIVLCTTSAWCSSDRILTRKARTLDSSSFFAWPQTLFSNRPDVSIVPKLWPSRSQLQEWTRKGIVSLLRLASLVNPGNKPMHIEFRPEDGPRAAKAFQQHFGYRGEWLIEQLGNGLDPHIRLNRQQVPRMFSMSPQIPFRRDNNVIRNSANAFEYNRYNYGSLS; encoded by the exons ATGTACGTTGATAAGgtctttttaataattgtccTTTGCACG ACAAGCGCATGGTGCTCGAGTGATCGAATATTGACACGGAAGGCTAGGACATTGGATTCATCATCATTTTTCGCGTGGCCACAAACATTGTTCAGCAATCGGCCCGATGTTTCAATAGTTCCAAAACTTTGGCCCAGTCGATCGCAACTCCAGGAATGGACCAGGAAGGGTATCGTGAGTCTCCTACGCCTCGCATCCCTCGTAAATCCCGGGAATAAACCTATGCACATCGAGTTCAGACCAGAGGATGGACCACGCGCTGCAAAAGCATTTCAACAACACTTCGGATATCGCGGAGAGTGGCTCATTGAACAGTTAGGGAACGGTCTTGATCCTCATATTCGACTAAATAGACAACAAGTGCCTCGTATGTTCTCGATGTCACCTCAAATTCCTTTTAGACGTGATAATAATGTGATTCGCAATAGCGCGAATGCATTCGAATACAATCGGTACAACTATGGTAGCTTAAGTTAA
- the LOC120356783 gene encoding uncharacterized protein LOC120356783: MCQNRILIIVLMTLLLHGEISVSIVDATIYRFVHDIVQFNVAGVPAAHEKTEWDFDPEDSKQRRILYEQENGRFGKYAIAKLGMGIGYKGPWGELVKS, from the exons ATGTGTCAGAATCGAATATTG ATTATTGTGCTGATGACATTATTACTTCATGGTGAAATTAGTGTGTCAATCGTAGATGCCACAATCTATAGATTCGTGCACGATATTGTTCAATTTAACGTCGCAGGTGTACCTGCTGCGCACGag aaaacagAATGGGACTTTGATCCAGAAGACAGCAAACAAAGAAGAATTCTGTATGAACAGGAAAATGGTCGTTTTGGGAAATATGCAATAGCGAAACTAGGAATGGGCATTGGATACAAAGGTCCATGGGGAGAACTAGTGAAAAGTTAA